GTACTTCTGTCCAGTCTGTTCTGCGTTGCATATTCAGGATATCAATACAGAAGGAAGAGGTGAGTGCGGTCATGGCGCCATCTGCACTGGGAAACAGCGCAGAGATTAACGCAATGATAAAGATCACGGAAATCACCGGCGGCATGTGATGCAATGCCAGGGCAGGGAAGAGGGTATCACCTACGGCAGTAACCTGTTGTTGTGCGCCGTAGAGGTGTAATAAACCACCCAGGAACAGGAACAGCCCTATTACGATCAACATAATAAAGGCCAGCGATACCATATTCTTTTTGGAGTCTTTTAATGTTTTTACAGAGATGTTTTTTTGCATCATCTCCTGGTCGAGGCCCGTCATCGTAATGGTAATAAAGGCGCCTGCCAGGATCTGTTTTACAAAGAACAGTTTGCTGTCGGGATCAAAAACAAAGATTTTTGTCAGCCCTTTTTCCTGCATGGCGGCAATACTCTCGCCAAATCCGAGGTTCATGGTATGCAGGATATAGAATACACAGATGATCAAACCCGCAAGCATACACGTAGTTTGCAGCGTATCGGTATATACAATGGTTTTTACACCACCTTCATACGTATACAGGAGGATCATAAACAGGATGATGAGTGTGGTTGCCCAGAATGGAATCCCAAAGCTCGACAGGATAGCATCCTGTAATATCCTGACTACCAGGTACAGCCGCGCAGTTGCGCCCAGTGTACGGGAGAGAATAAAAAAGGAAGCACCTGTTTTGTAAGATCGTTCACCAAACCGTGTACTCAGATAGTTGTAGATAGATGTTAGCTGCAACCGGTAATACAAGGGTATCAGCACATAGGCGATGGTGATATAGCCTATAAAATATCCAAGCGTGATCTGGAAATACGTAAAGGAATCTTTTCCAACAGCCCCCGGCACACTCACAAAAGTTACCCCGCTGAGGGAAGTGCCGATCATGCCGAAAGCCACCAGCATCCAATTGCTGTTGCGGTTTCCGATAAAGAAAGTATCGTTGGTGGAGTTGCGGCCGGTATACCAGGCCACGATCAAAAGTATTACAAAGTAGGCGACGACGAATGAGAATAATAATCCTGGCGACATAAACGAAATTTGATCAAGATACCATTTTCGTGCAAAGGCACAAAACATAAAGGGACAAATATAATATCTTCTCACTTTTACCAGCAGTAACTTTTTTGGGCTTCCGGGTTACAATCCGGTATTTATCTCCCCAAAAAATAATATTTGCTTCTGTCAAATATTTAATTTGCTTTTGTCAACTATTATTTTAAACTTGGTTGATAAACAAATAACTATGTCTGAAGATAATGCCCTTGTAACAGACATCCGCCGTTTTAACCGCTTCTACACTGGTGTAGTAGGATTATTGAACCAGCACATCCTGGATAGCCACCTTTCTTTATCAGAAGTAAGGGTGCTATATGAACTGGGACAAAGTGAAAAATGCACCGCCGGACAACTCACCACCCTCATGAAAATAGATGGGGGATACCTGAGCAGGATCCTGAAAAAATTCGAAAAAGAGGGATGGGTATCCCGGCAGCAATCGCCTGCCGACGGACGTACTTTTTTTCTGCGGCTGACAGCCAAAGGGAAAAAGCTGCTGACAGCACTGGATGAAAAATCTACAGAAGAGATCCGGGAACTGCTGGCACCATTACCTGAAAAAGCGCAACAACAGGTAGCCGGTGCCATGAAAACAATAGAGGAGGTACTATCCCCTGAACGCACGCCGGAAGCCGCGGAGGAGGTTCATTTCCGCTATCAGCTGCAACCGGGCGATGTTGGGTACCTCATTTATCTGCACGGGGAACTGTATGCCCGCGAAAGTGGTTACAACCTGGAATTTGAATCGTATGTATGTAAAACCTTTCACGACTTTTTAGCGACTTATAATACCGGTAAAGACCGCATTTTCCTCGCCATCGCCGGCAACAGGATCGTAGGATCGGTAGCCATCCTGGGATCATCCCGGCATCTTGCACAACTGCGCTGGTTCCTGGTACATCCTGATTTCAGGGGGAGAGGACTGGGGAAAAAACTGTTGCAACAGGCCATCGCTTTTTGCAGGGAGAAACAATATCAGAAAGTATATCTCATGACTACCAGTATGCAGACCACTGCCGGTGATCTCTATAAAAAAGCGGGCTTCCGCAAAACCGGTGAAAAGCACCTGCAATTATGGGGGCAGCAGTTGTACGAGCAACGCTATGACCAGGATTTAACGGAATAAAAGATTAAACCGGATTGAACTGGTAGATATAGAAAAATCAATAATTATTTCCTCATATATCTACCAGTTCAATCCGGTTTAATCCTTTAATCCTACAATTCTGGTCCGTATTTGTGCAGCAGCACTATTTGTCCCAGGTGATAGGCATCGTGTTCTGCAATGCCCTGCAGATAATAGATAGCGATCTTATCTGTACCGGGAAAGGTGTCGAATAATTCATCTTCCGGAAACTTCCGGATCGTTTCACCCATCTGCGCAAAAGAATGCTCCAGGCGGTGCAGGGTTGCCTGCCAGTTTTCTTCCCCATGATTTTCCGGCATATAAAAATCCGGTAGATCACCTTCTTTTTCGGGCGGCTCATTATAAATATAGCGTTGTACCCGCTGATGCCAGAAGATGACATGGTTGACCACCTGCCATATGCAATTGGATTCCTTAAAGCGTTGCACCGCCTGCAACGCATTGATGCGGGAGAGGTGTTCCCTGAAAGTAACGTCCAGCCAGGGTTGTCCATTGTAGAGCGCCTCTACGGAAGCAGCTAAATGTTCTGTGAGCAACATAGTGGAAAAAGCATTAGACCAGGATTATATGGATTATCAGGATTTACCGGATTGGTGTAGTAGATAATTGTGTAGATTAACGGATGATCAATAACTGTTCTACTCATCTATCTACTACACCAATCCGGTAAATCCTGATAATCCATATAATCCTGGTCTAATTTAGCGTTTTTGTCGCTATTTTTAGTAGTAAAACCAAAACGTTATGAACGAAGAGGAACTGGAATCCAACAAAAATGAAGATGTCATGCGAAGGGCTATCAGCACGATGAAACAACGCATGGGCGTGATAGAACAGGGGGGAGGAAAGAAGAGTCTGGAGAAAGTGCGGCAACGCGGGAAACTGACTGCCCGGGAACGTATTCAATACCTGATAGATAAAGACTCCCTCTTTACAGAGATAGGTACATTTGCTGCTTATGATATGTATGCGGAATATGGTGGTTGTCCTGCCGCTGGTACTGTTGGCGGCATCGGCTACATAAGCGGGCGCCAGTGTATGATTGTAGCCAATGATATGACGGTTAAAGCGGGCGCGTGGTTTCCGCTGACCGGCAAAAAAAATCTGCGTTTGCAGGAGATTGCGATGGAAAACCGGCTGCCGGTGATCTACCTGGTAGATAGTGCGGGTGTGTTCCTGCCGATGCAGGATGAAATTTTTCCCGATAAAGAACATTTTGGCCGCATCTTCCGCAATAATGCGCGCATGAGTGCGATGGGCATCACACAGATTGCTGCTGTGATGGGCAGCTGTGTTGCCGGTGGCGCCTATCTTCCCATCATGAGCGATGAAGTGCTGATGGTGGAAGGCAACGGCTCTATTTTTCTCGCAGGCCCCTACCTGGTGAAAGCGGCTATTGGTGAAGACGTAGATGCGGAAACGTTAGGAGGCGCCATCACACATACAGAGATCTCGGGGATTGCGGACTATAAATTCAGTACAGACGAAGAATGCCTGGATCATATCAAACGGATTGTAAGCAAGCTGGGACATGCGTCCCTCGCAGGTTTTGACCGCATTGCACCGGTATTACCCGCCAAGCCCTCTGAAGAACTGGACAGCATCCTGCCGGCAGACAGCTCCCGGCCTTATGATATGCTGGATGTTATTGCCCGGGTAGTAGATGACTCCTCTTTCGATCAGTACAAACAGGAATATGGTAAAAGTATTTTATGCGGCTACGCACGAATAGACGGATGGGCGGTTGGCATTGTTGCCAACCAGCGCAAAATTGTGAAAAGCCGTAAAGGCGAAATGCAGATGGGTGGCGTTATTTACAACGATAGCGCCGATAAGGCCGCACGCTTTATTATGAACTGCAATCAAAAGAAAATTCCGCTGGTATTCCTGCAGGATGTTACCGGCTTTATGGTAGGCAGCAGAAGTGAACACGCAGGTATCATCAAAGATGGTGCAAAGATGGTGAATGCTGTCGCTAATTCCATCGTGCCGAAGATTACCATCATCATCGGAAACTCATACGGGGCAGGCAACTACGCCATGTGTGGTAAAGCGTATGATCCGCGCTTCATTTATGCATGGCCTTCCGCAAAAATAGCGGTGATGGGCGGAGAGCAAGCCGCCAAAACCTTATTACAGATCCAGGTGGCGTCCCTCAAATCAAAAGGGCAGGAGATTACACCGGAAGATGAGAAAAAACTGCTCGACGACATCAATGAAAGATATATCAGTCAGACTACTCCATACTATGCAGCCGCCAGGCTATGGATAGACGAGATCATTGATCCCCAGGATACCCGGCAGCGTATTGCAGAAGGCATCAAAGCCGCTAACAACGCACCCTTGGAACAGGCATTTAATGTGGGCGTGTTCCAGGTGTAAACAATTATTTTTTGATGTTGGAATTTGTAAATGCAGCGGAGAACAAAAAGCAGGTATTCGCTGCATTTACAAATTCCAAAATTCGAAAATCAAAAAATGAACTCTATCTTTGCCGCTGCTATGGCTGAAATACATATATATACAGATGGTGCGTCCCGTGGTAATCCCGGACCGGGAGGATATGGTGTGTTGTTGATATGGGGTAATATCAGGAAGGAATTATCACAGGGTTATCGTAAAACCACCAACAACAGGATGGAATTACTGGCGGTTATTACAGCTTTGGAAGCACTGAAGAAAGAAGGACAGGAAGTGACCATTTTTACAGATAGTAAATATGTTGTAGATAGTATTGAGAAAGGATGGATATGGGGATGGGTAAAAATAAATTTTAAAGATAAAAAGAACAAAGACCTCTGGCTGCGCTTTATTCCCCTGTACAGAAAACACCGGGTAAAAATGCAATGGGTAAAAGGACATGCCAGCAATATATTCAATAACCGTTGCGACGAGCTGGCCACCCAAGCGGCAGATAGTGGCAACTGGCTCATAGATGAAGGATTTGAAAGTGCCGGTTAATGATTGTCAGGAAACCTGATCATTATCCGCCGTTCATCACAAAATAAATGCCGCAAACCCGCTATCATACTACAAATGATGTTTGTACACCCCAACAATTGTCAACTTTTTTAACATTTCTTTTGTTGAGAATATAGGAATCTATTAGCTTTGCGTCCTGTTAGTCTATAGGAATTGTAGATTAGTAAAAGGTTCAACATTCATCATCAAAGGAAACCGTTTTATGAAAGGTATTAACCAGCCTTATTACACCATCAATTCATGTTGTTGCTGTAGGAAATAACCATATAATTATCTGCTCAACAGTTTCTCCGTGATAGCAGGTTACAACAATCAATAACTGTATCCGGACAATAGCTGTTCCTGGTATTTAAACAACATGGAACCTTGCGCCATGCCTGCTTTCAGCAGGTTGTGGGTTTGCATTGCCATACACGTTCATCTAAACACTCAAATCATTATTGCTTATGTTACAACGAATGCTGATGCTATTTCTGCTGCTGGGGCCATTGGCCGCTTTTGCGCAAATACGGACCGTTACAGGCACCGTTTTATCGGCTACGGAAAACGAACCGCTGCCCGGCGCCAGTATAATTATTAAAGGCACTACCATCGGAGTTGTGAGTGGTGCCGACGGCACTTTCAAGCTGGATGTAAATGATCCTGCTGCCACCACTATTGTGATCAGTTATATCGGTATGCAGTCGCAGGAACTGCCTGTTACTACTACGCCATTGAAAATTTCCCTGCTATCTTCCGGGAAAGATATTGATGAAGTTGTAATAGTAGCCTATGGCACCGCGAAGAAAAATTCCTACACCGGTTCTGTTTCCCAGATCAAGGGAGAGGAGCTGGTAAACAGGCAGGTATCCAGTGTGTCCAAAGCCTTGCAGGGCCTGGCGCCGGGCGTGCAAAGCACCTCGCAGAGCGGACAGCCAGGTTCTGACGCCACCATCCGCATCCGCGGTGTGGGCTCTATCAACGCCTCCGCCGATCCCTTGTATGTAGTGGATGGCGTGCCTTATGGCGGTACTATCAGTGCAATCAATCCCTATGATATAGCCTCTATCAGCGTGTTGAAAGATGCGGCCTCCAGTGCGCTCTATGGCTCGCGCGGCGCCAACGGCGTTATTATCATCACCACAAAAAATGGAAAGAAACAAGGAAATAGTATAGACGTTCGCGTTAGTCAGGGTATTTCTAAAAGAGCTGTCGATAACTACGAACAGGTAAACACGGATGAATATTTTGAAATGTACTGGCGGGCATTGTTTAACGGTGGGCTGAACAACCGGCTGGACTCTGCCGCCGCTGCACAACGCGCCAGCAGCAGGCTGACGGGCGACCTGGGCATCAATCCCTATGGAGCTGCTTATCCGCAACCGGTAGGACTGGACGGCAAACTGGCTGCCGGTGCCAAACCACTCTGGGATAATAACTGGGACGATGCCATGCAACGTACCGGTCATCGTACAGAGGCGGATCTCAGCATCAGTGGTGCAACAGACAAAACGCGTTATTTTATCTCCGGTGGTTATCTCGATGACCAGGGCATCTACCTGGGCTCCGGTTTTAAACGTTATAATGTACGTTCCAATATTGATATAGATGCAAGAAAATGGCTCAAGGTAGGACTCAATCTCAGCGGCGCGCATTCCGATCAACAGGCGCCTCCATCTGAAGACAGCCGCACCGATAACTATGTGAACTATGGCCGCCTGATGCCGGGATTCTACCCGGTTTATCAGCGCGATAACACCGGCAACCTTATCCTGGATGCGAATGGCAACAAGCTATTTGATTATGGTAGTTACCGCCCCAGTGCCGCCAACCCAAGAAGCAACCTCGTACAAACTTCCGGGATCGATAAACATAACGTGTTGCGCGATGATGTATCTGCCCGCGCTTATGCAGAAGCCAGTATATGGGATGGTCTGAAATTTAAAACCAGCTATAATGCAGATTATTCTGCCCGTACCGCACACGACTATACGAACCCGACACTCGGTTTCGATACAGAAGTAGGGGGAACCGTGGAGAAGGCCAGCTACCGCACTTTCAGCTGGACGTTCAATAACATCTTTACCTACGAAAAAACCTTTCAGGAAAAACATCACCTGAACCTGCTGGCAGGCCAGGAAGCATATAAATTTAAATACACGTTTCTGGATGGCGCCAAATCCGGTCTTTCAGTAGCCGGTCTGGACGAACTTGCTGATGCCGCATTGATCAAGAGCCTGGATGGTTATTCAGATACGTATACCCTTTCCAGTTACCTGGGCCGTGCGGAATATGATTACTCCGGGAAATATTTCCTGTCGGCTTCCCTCCGCAGGGATGGCTCTTCGCGCTTTGCTCCGGACAGGCGCTGGGGTACTTTCTGGTCGGTAGGCGGCTCCTGGAAGGCAACAGAAGAGGACTTTCTGAGAAATACTTCCTGGCTTAACCTCCTCACACTACGCGCCAGCTACGGAGCACAGGGAAATGATAACCTGGGTGAAAACAGCTACTATAATTATTTACCACTGTTTGATGTGAACAGTAACCTGGGAGAAGGAG
The Chitinophaga sp. MM2321 DNA segment above includes these coding regions:
- a CDS encoding sodium:solute symporter: MSPGLLFSFVVAYFVILLIVAWYTGRNSTNDTFFIGNRNSNWMLVAFGMIGTSLSGVTFVSVPGAVGKDSFTYFQITLGYFIGYITIAYVLIPLYYRLQLTSIYNYLSTRFGERSYKTGASFFILSRTLGATARLYLVVRILQDAILSSFGIPFWATTLIILFMILLYTYEGGVKTIVYTDTLQTTCMLAGLIICVFYILHTMNLGFGESIAAMQEKGLTKIFVFDPDSKLFFVKQILAGAFITITMTGLDQEMMQKNISVKTLKDSKKNMVSLAFIMLIVIGLFLFLGGLLHLYGAQQQVTAVGDTLFPALALHHMPPVISVIFIIALISALFPSADGAMTALTSSFCIDILNMQRRTDWTEVQKKKYRQRIHLIMAFVFLLFVMVFEWINNQSMIGVILIVATYTYGPLLGLFSFGILTKRKVNDKLVPLVCIAAPLLCYVLDHFQTAIFGEFQIGLELLIINGLITFIGLMFISEKTSK
- a CDS encoding helix-turn-helix domain-containing GNAT family N-acetyltransferase, with amino-acid sequence MSEDNALVTDIRRFNRFYTGVVGLLNQHILDSHLSLSEVRVLYELGQSEKCTAGQLTTLMKIDGGYLSRILKKFEKEGWVSRQQSPADGRTFFLRLTAKGKKLLTALDEKSTEEIRELLAPLPEKAQQQVAGAMKTIEEVLSPERTPEAAEEVHFRYQLQPGDVGYLIYLHGELYARESGYNLEFESYVCKTFHDFLATYNTGKDRIFLAIAGNRIVGSVAILGSSRHLAQLRWFLVHPDFRGRGLGKKLLQQAIAFCREKQYQKVYLMTTSMQTTAGDLYKKAGFRKTGEKHLQLWGQQLYEQRYDQDLTE
- a CDS encoding DinB family protein, with amino-acid sequence MLLTEHLAASVEALYNGQPWLDVTFREHLSRINALQAVQRFKESNCIWQVVNHVIFWHQRVQRYIYNEPPEKEGDLPDFYMPENHGEENWQATLHRLEHSFAQMGETIRKFPEDELFDTFPGTDKIAIYYLQGIAEHDAYHLGQIVLLHKYGPEL
- a CDS encoding acyl-CoA carboxylase subunit beta, with product MNEEELESNKNEDVMRRAISTMKQRMGVIEQGGGKKSLEKVRQRGKLTARERIQYLIDKDSLFTEIGTFAAYDMYAEYGGCPAAGTVGGIGYISGRQCMIVANDMTVKAGAWFPLTGKKNLRLQEIAMENRLPVIYLVDSAGVFLPMQDEIFPDKEHFGRIFRNNARMSAMGITQIAAVMGSCVAGGAYLPIMSDEVLMVEGNGSIFLAGPYLVKAAIGEDVDAETLGGAITHTEISGIADYKFSTDEECLDHIKRIVSKLGHASLAGFDRIAPVLPAKPSEELDSILPADSSRPYDMLDVIARVVDDSSFDQYKQEYGKSILCGYARIDGWAVGIVANQRKIVKSRKGEMQMGGVIYNDSADKAARFIMNCNQKKIPLVFLQDVTGFMVGSRSEHAGIIKDGAKMVNAVANSIVPKITIIIGNSYGAGNYAMCGKAYDPRFIYAWPSAKIAVMGGEQAAKTLLQIQVASLKSKGQEITPEDEKKLLDDINERYISQTTPYYAAARLWIDEIIDPQDTRQRIAEGIKAANNAPLEQAFNVGVFQV
- the rnhA gene encoding ribonuclease HI, coding for MAEIHIYTDGASRGNPGPGGYGVLLIWGNIRKELSQGYRKTTNNRMELLAVITALEALKKEGQEVTIFTDSKYVVDSIEKGWIWGWVKINFKDKKNKDLWLRFIPLYRKHRVKMQWVKGHASNIFNNRCDELATQAADSGNWLIDEGFESAG
- a CDS encoding TonB-dependent receptor; protein product: MLQRMLMLFLLLGPLAAFAQIRTVTGTVLSATENEPLPGASIIIKGTTIGVVSGADGTFKLDVNDPAATTIVISYIGMQSQELPVTTTPLKISLLSSGKDIDEVVIVAYGTAKKNSYTGSVSQIKGEELVNRQVSSVSKALQGLAPGVQSTSQSGQPGSDATIRIRGVGSINASADPLYVVDGVPYGGTISAINPYDIASISVLKDAASSALYGSRGANGVIIITTKNGKKQGNSIDVRVSQGISKRAVDNYEQVNTDEYFEMYWRALFNGGLNNRLDSAAAAQRASSRLTGDLGINPYGAAYPQPVGLDGKLAAGAKPLWDNNWDDAMQRTGHRTEADLSISGATDKTRYFISGGYLDDQGIYLGSGFKRYNVRSNIDIDARKWLKVGLNLSGAHSDQQAPPSEDSRTDNYVNYGRLMPGFYPVYQRDNTGNLILDANGNKLFDYGSYRPSAANPRSNLVQTSGIDKHNVLRDDVSARAYAEASIWDGLKFKTSYNADYSARTAHDYTNPTLGFDTEVGGTVEKASYRTFSWTFNNIFTYEKTFQEKHHLNLLAGQEAYKFKYTFLDGAKSGLSVAGLDELADAALIKSLDGYSDTYTLSSYLGRAEYDYSGKYFLSASLRRDGSSRFAPDRRWGTFWSVGGSWKATEEDFLRNTSWLNLLTLRASYGAQGNDNLGENSYYNYLPLFDVNSNLGEGGTYRRTLYNPLLKWETNLNLNLGVDFSMFDNRFGGSVEFFQRKSKDLLYSRPKPPSIGYPSIDENIGALKNTGVDINLHGTPVKTKDFSWTIDLNATHYRNKITALPQLEIISGTKKLMVGKSIYDFWLREWAGVNPATGAPTWHYTDPASGKISDTSNYSAATQYYAGSSLPDVYGGLTNTFTYKGFSFSFLITYSFGGKVLDNDYVFLMSTGTSPGRAWSKEMLNAWTPDNTNTDVPKLTTVNTSWTSNSTRFLYDASYARLKSVNLSYTLPKLWMEKAHLNNVMVYLQGENLFTVYHHKGMDPEQAVGGTTYYRYPAIKSLSAGINLSF